From one Flavobacteriales bacterium genomic stretch:
- a CDS encoding tetratricopeptide repeat protein, with protein sequence MSLLARIASAYRNDRFLLCSSLCDSLLRLDPDAGPVRAIACRFRSMVSTHFRNGPEATREAEAGLQGLDSAAYPIEAVDLLVVLAEAHLEEGKSEMALATLRRADALANAANYERGRAMVDFTLGVINWTQGRYDSAQRHFRSALRIAALGGHDVLARNAASNLAAAAAGTGDYDAAGRMLDSLLQSLGQSNPSTRAALLMNQAQIALAEERSDAAVRHCERALSISDSIGYVNGKVSALRLLASIRAEQGDGNAAMRTLEQGLALAERHRMHIDAAAILQAMHDISAEMGDDRSALRYLTAYARISDSLNAARLEERIAHAEVRFETERKDRLIAEQDQHLQLAAAEARRKALQRNLSAALALLSLAAAVFLWRSLVARKRLAAKEHELHLYQVDQLFAAHRARNAEILAHAQEHTRKRIAANLHDQMGGTFATLRLQVEGLEARVPAIAADEQFAHMKRQIAGAGEELRKLSHELAEGPLADHGLERALSELRDSIANSGMVEVELRAKGLEQRMTRQEEEAAYRLVQELVTNALKHASASRITIDLVRHPDELVISVADDGSGFDMKKASGGLGLVNLRARVQEQGGELRWESAPGNGAKAIARLRIRS encoded by the coding sequence TTGAGCCTGCTCGCCCGGATCGCATCGGCCTACCGCAATGATCGGTTCCTCCTGTGCAGCAGTCTTTGCGACAGCTTGCTTCGCTTGGATCCCGATGCCGGTCCGGTGCGCGCCATCGCATGTCGGTTCAGATCGATGGTGAGCACGCACTTCAGGAACGGACCGGAGGCGACCCGTGAAGCGGAGGCCGGCCTGCAAGGATTGGATTCCGCCGCCTATCCCATCGAGGCGGTTGATTTGCTCGTGGTGCTGGCCGAAGCGCATTTGGAGGAGGGCAAGAGCGAAATGGCCTTGGCGACCTTGCGGCGCGCCGATGCCCTGGCCAATGCGGCGAATTACGAAAGGGGCAGGGCCATGGTAGATTTCACGCTGGGAGTAATCAATTGGACGCAAGGCCGCTACGATTCGGCGCAACGGCATTTCCGATCAGCGCTCCGGATCGCAGCCTTGGGCGGGCATGATGTGCTGGCTCGGAATGCCGCGAGCAACCTGGCCGCGGCTGCAGCCGGAACGGGCGATTACGATGCCGCAGGACGCATGCTCGACAGCCTCTTGCAGAGCTTGGGCCAGTCGAACCCGAGCACCCGGGCCGCCTTGCTCATGAATCAAGCGCAAATCGCATTGGCAGAGGAACGGTCGGATGCGGCGGTGAGGCACTGTGAGCGCGCACTGTCCATCAGCGATTCGATCGGCTACGTCAATGGCAAGGTGTCGGCCTTGCGCCTGCTGGCGAGCATCAGGGCGGAGCAGGGCGATGGCAACGCGGCCATGCGGACCCTTGAGCAAGGGCTGGCCTTGGCGGAGCGGCACCGGATGCACATTGATGCGGCGGCCATCCTGCAGGCCATGCACGACATCAGCGCGGAGATGGGTGATGACCGCTCCGCGCTGCGCTACCTCACGGCTTATGCCAGGATCTCAGACTCCCTCAATGCCGCGCGCCTCGAGGAGCGGATTGCCCACGCGGAGGTGCGCTTCGAGACCGAGCGCAAGGACCGGCTCATCGCCGAGCAGGATCAACACCTGCAATTGGCTGCCGCTGAGGCACGCCGTAAGGCGCTCCAGCGCAACCTCTCCGCAGCACTAGCGCTCCTGTCCCTTGCCGCCGCCGTTTTCCTGTGGCGGAGCTTGGTTGCGCGCAAGAGGCTGGCGGCCAAGGAGCATGAGCTGCATCTGTACCAGGTCGATCAGCTCTTCGCGGCGCATCGAGCGCGCAACGCCGAAATCTTGGCGCATGCGCAGGAGCATACCCGCAAGCGCATCGCTGCCAATCTCCATGATCAGATGGGCGGCACCTTCGCCACCTTGCGGCTTCAGGTCGAAGGGCTTGAGGCACGGGTACCGGCCATCGCTGCGGACGAGCAGTTCGCCCATATGAAACGGCAGATTGCCGGAGCGGGCGAGGAGCTGCGCAAGCTCAGCCATGAGCTTGCCGAGGGCCCCTTGGCCGATCACGGCTTGGAGCGAGCGCTGAGCGAACTGCGCGATTCCATCGCCAATAGCGGGATGGTGGAGGTGGAGCTGCGGGCTAAGGGCCTCGAGCAGCGCATGACCAGGCAGGAAGAGGAGGCCGCCTATCGGTTGGTGCAAGAACTCGTGACCAACGCGCTGAAGCATGCCTCTGCATCCAGGATCACCATCGATCTGGTTCGGCACCCCGATGAGCTTGTGATCTCGGTTGCCGACGATGGTTCGGGCTTCGACATGAAGAAGGCCAGCGGCGGCCTGGGTCTGGTCAACCTGCGGGCCCGCGTGCAGGAGCAGGGCGGCGAATTGCGATGGGAGAGCGCCCCCGGCAACGGCGCCAAGGCGATCGCCAGGCTGCGCATCCGTTCATAG
- a CDS encoding pyruvate dehydrogenase complex E1 component subunit beta has product MRTIQFREALNEAMSEEMRRDPNVFLMGEEVAEYDGAYKVSKGMLAEFGPKRVIDTPIAELGFTAIGVGAAMNGLRPIVEFMTWNFAVLASDQIINHAAKMLQMSGGQFHVPIVFRGGNGSAGQLAATHSQSFEAMYANVPGLKVITPSNPYDAKGLLKAAIRDDDPVLFMESERMYGDKGEVPDGEYLLPIGKAAIAREGKDVTVVSFGKMMKVALAAVDELKREGVDAEVIDLRTIRPMDHAAIINSVRKTNRLVVVDENWPVASISSEIAYRVQKDAFDFLDAPVLRINQADTPLPFAPGLIEESLPSVTKVVRAVKEAMYLVK; this is encoded by the coding sequence ATGCGCACCATCCAGTTCCGAGAGGCCCTCAATGAGGCGATGTCCGAAGAGATGCGCCGCGACCCCAACGTGTTCCTCATGGGTGAGGAAGTGGCCGAGTACGACGGCGCCTACAAGGTGAGCAAGGGCATGCTGGCGGAGTTCGGGCCCAAGCGCGTGATCGATACCCCGATCGCCGAGCTGGGCTTCACGGCCATCGGCGTGGGCGCTGCTATGAATGGCCTGCGCCCCATCGTGGAGTTCATGACCTGGAATTTCGCGGTGCTCGCCAGCGATCAGATCATCAACCACGCGGCCAAGATGCTCCAGATGAGCGGCGGCCAATTCCACGTGCCCATCGTGTTCCGCGGCGGCAACGGCAGCGCGGGCCAGTTGGCCGCCACCCACAGCCAGAGCTTCGAGGCCATGTACGCCAACGTGCCCGGCCTTAAGGTAATCACGCCCAGCAATCCATACGATGCCAAGGGCTTATTGAAAGCCGCCATCCGCGACGACGACCCGGTGCTCTTCATGGAGAGCGAGCGCATGTACGGCGACAAGGGCGAGGTGCCCGATGGCGAATACCTGCTGCCGATCGGCAAGGCCGCCATCGCGCGCGAGGGCAAGGACGTCACCGTGGTCTCCTTCGGGAAGATGATGAAGGTGGCGCTCGCTGCTGTGGATGAACTGAAGAGGGAAGGCGTCGATGCGGAGGTGATCGACCTGCGCACCATCCGCCCGATGGACCATGCCGCCATCATCAACAGCGTGCGCAAGACGAACCGCCTGGTGGTGGTCGATGAGAACTGGCCCGTGGCCAGCATCAGCAGCGAGATCGCGTACCGCGTGCAGAAGGACGCCTTCGATTTCCTCGATGCTCCCGTGCTGCGGATCAATCAGGCCGATACGCCGCTGCCCTTCGCGCCTGGCCTCATCGAAGAGTCCTTGCCGAGCGTGACCAAAGTGGTGCGCGCCGTCAAGGAGGCGATGTACCTGGTGAAGTAG
- the mutS gene encoding DNA mismatch repair protein MutS, with translation MSKPATTPLMRQHAAIKAKHPDAVLLFRVGDFYETFGTDAVTASRVLGITLTSRNNGGSREELAGFPYHQLDNYLHKLVRAGLRVAVCDQLEDPKLAKTIVQRGVTQVATPGVSFSDQVIDRRDNHWLAALCGGEGGYGAAFLDVTTGEFLVAEEGAEAMSKLLDGHAPRELLYPKGRSDAFIDAHTGRTYGYALDDWAFADEFARERLLSHFGTASLKGFGIEELRLAQRAAGAVLHYLSETRNDRLAHIARVSRLRPGDHVGLDRFTIRNLELVAPTSEGGRSLLQSMDRCETPMGSRLLKRWILFPLIDRAAIAARHDAVGALKDAPAATEMLGTELRAVGDLERLVGKAAAARIAPRELLQLAQALEASERVRISLSSQPGALSEAAVDVTPPMELASELRAGIEPETPATLAKGGVIRSGNSIELDELRHVTTHAKELLLDVQRRETERTGISSLKVGYNNVFGYYLEVRHTHKDKVPSEWVRKQTLTGAERYITDELKSLEERILGAEERILALEQELYAAFVQRISGHMGALQSTAHALARLDVLRAFALNAAALRYCRPEVNEGRAIDIRQGRHPVIEQLLPAGETYVANDVVLDPDDRQITVITGPNMSGKSALLRQTALTALMAQMGSYVPASAARIGLVDRVFTRVGANDSLSTGESTFMVEMNESASILNNLSDRSLVLLDEIGRGTSTYDGISIAWAIAEHLHEHPMRPRTLFATHYHELNAMADSFPRIRNASVAVREVEGRVLFLRRLVPGGSDRSFGIHVAQMAGMPAAVVQRAKKVLAHLERAHAGNLGEDEPAGQRSSPSLRGLSHEPQLSIFQLDDPALEAIREQLNELDIDTLTPVEALLKLNEIKRMAGAGKTKLRKA, from the coding sequence ATGAGCAAGCCCGCCACCACGCCTTTGATGCGGCAGCACGCCGCCATCAAGGCCAAGCACCCCGATGCGGTGCTCCTATTCAGGGTGGGCGATTTCTACGAGACCTTCGGCACCGATGCGGTGACCGCCTCGCGCGTGCTGGGCATCACCCTCACCAGCCGCAACAATGGCGGAAGCCGCGAGGAACTGGCCGGCTTCCCGTACCACCAGCTCGACAACTACCTGCACAAGCTGGTGCGCGCCGGGCTCCGCGTGGCGGTGTGCGATCAGCTCGAGGACCCGAAACTGGCCAAGACCATCGTGCAGCGCGGGGTCACGCAGGTGGCCACGCCCGGCGTATCCTTCAGCGATCAGGTCATCGACCGTCGCGATAACCATTGGTTGGCCGCGCTCTGCGGTGGCGAAGGGGGCTATGGCGCCGCCTTCCTAGACGTGACCACCGGCGAGTTCCTGGTGGCGGAGGAAGGCGCCGAAGCCATGTCCAAGCTCCTCGACGGCCACGCGCCGCGTGAATTGCTTTACCCCAAAGGCCGCTCCGATGCCTTCATCGACGCCCACACGGGCCGTACGTACGGCTATGCGCTCGATGACTGGGCCTTCGCCGATGAATTCGCCCGCGAGCGTCTGCTCAGCCATTTCGGTACCGCTTCGCTGAAGGGCTTCGGCATCGAAGAGCTGCGCTTGGCGCAAAGGGCGGCTGGAGCGGTGCTCCACTACCTCAGCGAGACACGCAACGACCGGCTGGCGCACATCGCGCGTGTAAGTCGCTTACGCCCAGGCGATCATGTGGGCCTCGACCGCTTCACCATCCGCAACCTGGAACTGGTAGCGCCAACAAGCGAAGGCGGACGCAGTCTTTTACAGAGCATGGACCGTTGCGAGACGCCCATGGGCAGCCGCCTGCTGAAGCGCTGGATCCTCTTCCCACTTATTGACCGTGCTGCGATCGCTGCTCGGCACGATGCTGTCGGCGCGCTGAAGGACGCCCCGGCAGCCACGGAAATGCTCGGCACTGAACTGCGCGCAGTGGGCGACCTCGAGCGGCTCGTGGGCAAAGCCGCCGCCGCGCGCATCGCCCCGCGCGAACTGCTGCAATTGGCGCAGGCATTGGAGGCTTCGGAACGCGTGCGAATATCGCTCAGCTCCCAGCCGGGCGCTTTGTCCGAAGCAGCAGTCGACGTGACTCCACCGATGGAGCTGGCCAGCGAGCTGCGTGCCGGAATCGAACCGGAAACGCCTGCCACGCTGGCCAAAGGCGGTGTGATCCGCAGCGGCAACAGCATCGAGCTCGATGAGCTGCGACACGTCACAACGCACGCCAAGGAACTGCTGCTCGATGTGCAGCGCCGGGAGACCGAGCGCACCGGGATCAGCTCCCTGAAGGTGGGCTACAACAATGTGTTCGGCTATTACCTCGAAGTACGCCACACCCATAAGGACAAGGTGCCTTCGGAATGGGTGCGCAAGCAGACGCTCACCGGGGCTGAGCGCTACATCACTGACGAACTGAAGTCGCTGGAAGAGCGGATCCTTGGCGCCGAGGAGCGGATCCTCGCACTTGAACAGGAGCTCTATGCCGCGTTCGTGCAGCGCATCTCCGGCCATATGGGAGCCCTTCAGTCCACCGCGCATGCGCTAGCACGGCTCGATGTGCTGCGCGCCTTCGCCCTGAATGCCGCTGCGCTGCGCTATTGCCGGCCTGAGGTCAATGAGGGAAGGGCGATTGACATCCGCCAAGGCCGGCACCCCGTGATCGAGCAGTTGCTGCCCGCTGGCGAGACCTATGTGGCCAACGATGTGGTGCTCGACCCTGACGACCGGCAGATCACGGTGATCACCGGTCCCAACATGAGTGGCAAGAGCGCGCTGCTGCGTCAGACGGCGCTGACCGCGCTCATGGCGCAGATGGGCAGCTATGTGCCCGCGAGCGCCGCGCGCATCGGCTTGGTGGACCGCGTGTTCACGCGCGTGGGCGCCAACGACAGCCTGAGCACCGGCGAGAGCACCTTCATGGTGGAGATGAATGAGAGCGCGAGCATCCTGAACAACCTCAGCGACCGGAGCCTGGTGCTGCTCGACGAAATCGGCCGCGGCACCAGCACCTACGATGGCATCTCCATCGCTTGGGCCATCGCGGAACACCTGCATGAGCACCCCATGCGCCCACGCACCCTCTTCGCCACCCATTACCACGAGCTCAATGCAATGGCAGACAGCTTCCCGCGCATCCGCAACGCCAGCGTGGCCGTGCGCGAGGTGGAGGGCCGCGTGCTCTTCCTGCGCCGCCTTGTGCCCGGTGGCAGCGACCGCAGCTTCGGGATCCACGTGGCGCAGATGGCCGGCATGCCCGCAGCGGTGGTGCAGCGCGCGAAGAAGGTGCTCGCCCATCTTGAGCGCGCGCATGCGGGCAACCTAGGCGAGGACGAACCGGCCGGACAGCGTAGCTCCCCCAGCCTGCGCGGCCTTTCACACGAACCGCAGCTCAGCATCTTCCAACTCGACGACCCCGCCTTGGAGGCGATCCGCGAACAGCTCAATGAGCTCGACATCGACACGCTCACCCCGGTTGAGGCGCTGCTGAAGCTCAATGAAATCAAGCGCATGGCTGGCGCCGGGAAAACGAAGCTGCGAAAAGCTTGA
- a CDS encoding RNA methyltransferase: MPEGDRKLRTDELGRIAPEAYAASLRQKVVVVLDGLRSRHNVGSIFRTCDAFGVERLVLCGFTPCPPHHEIEKTALGATRSVPWEHAADAITALSRLKAEGYQTIAVELTERALPLKSLAYVLDGPVALVFGNELHGVSEAAVTAADACVMVPQRGSKHSLNVSVCAGVVLHAMLREAP; the protein is encoded by the coding sequence ATGCCCGAAGGGGACCGCAAGCTCAGGACCGATGAACTGGGCCGCATCGCGCCCGAGGCGTACGCGGCCAGCCTCCGCCAGAAAGTGGTGGTGGTGCTCGACGGCCTGCGCAGCAGGCACAACGTGGGCTCGATCTTCCGCACCTGCGACGCCTTCGGCGTTGAGCGGTTGGTGCTCTGTGGCTTCACGCCCTGCCCGCCGCACCATGAAATCGAGAAGACAGCGCTGGGCGCTACGCGCTCGGTGCCCTGGGAGCATGCTGCCGATGCCATCACGGCATTGTCCCGGCTGAAAGCCGAAGGCTACCAGACCATAGCCGTGGAGCTCACCGAGCGCGCTCTTCCGCTGAAAAGCCTGGCCTATGTCCTGGATGGACCTGTGGCGCTGGTATTCGGGAACGAGCTTCATGGGGTGAGCGAGGCTGCCGTGACCGCCGCTGATGCGTGCGTGATGGTGCCGCAACGAGGCAGCAAGCACTCGCTCAACGTGAGCGTATGCGCAGGCGTGGTGCTGCACGCCATGCTCCGGGAAGCGCCTTGA
- a CDS encoding isoprenyl transferase, translated as MENAAHTEALKARIDRDRVPKHVAIIMDGNGRWAQQHGEERIVGHMNGVRGVREALTGASAIGVQWLTLYAFSTENWNRPRAEVDALMDLLVRTVVQEIEELHQSSVRLRAIGDIESLPDACRATLQQAIARTAGNSRITLTLALSYSARWELVRMARRIAEEARSGAIDPAAIDEQQVSDRLATHGMPDPELLIRTSGEQRISNFLLWQIAYAELWFTPVLWPDFRQEHLFQAVLDYQGRERRFGLTSKQVTHP; from the coding sequence TTGGAGAACGCAGCACATACCGAAGCGCTCAAGGCCCGTATCGATCGCGATCGGGTGCCGAAGCATGTGGCCATCATCATGGATGGCAATGGCCGCTGGGCGCAGCAGCATGGCGAAGAGCGCATCGTTGGGCACATGAACGGGGTGCGCGGGGTGCGCGAGGCCCTCACCGGTGCGAGCGCCATCGGCGTGCAATGGCTCACGCTCTACGCCTTCAGCACCGAGAACTGGAATCGGCCGCGCGCCGAAGTGGATGCCCTGATGGACCTGCTGGTGCGCACCGTGGTACAGGAGATCGAGGAGCTGCACCAGAGCAGCGTGCGCCTGCGCGCCATCGGCGATATCGAGAGCCTACCCGATGCCTGCCGCGCCACCTTGCAGCAGGCCATCGCGCGCACAGCGGGCAATTCACGGATCACCCTCACGCTCGCGCTCAGCTACAGCGCGCGCTGGGAACTGGTGCGCATGGCCCGGCGGATCGCGGAGGAGGCACGCTCGGGCGCGATCGATCCGGCAGCCATCGATGAGCAACAGGTCAGCGATCGCCTCGCCACGCACGGCATGCCCGATCCCGAGCTGCTGATCCGCACCAGCGGCGAGCAGCGCATCAGCAATTTCCTCCTATGGCAGATTGCTTATGCCGAGCTCTGGTTCACCCCGGTGCTCTGGCCGGATTTCCGCCAAGAGCATCTATTCCAGGCTGTCCTCGACTACCAAGGCCGCGAGCGTCGCTTCGGCCTCACCAGCAAGCAAGTGACGCACCCGTGA
- the bamA gene encoding outer membrane protein assembly factor BamA encodes MRILSATFRFAAFACALANGAARLAAQEQRPVMDPTLPQTYEIGGITVSGTRTVDPSAVKLFAGLQVGDKVEVPGERISRAIRNLWEQKLFSDVAIEAAEVRGRTIFLHIIVQEKPRLSRYRFRGITKAKADKLDEEVGLARGQQFNEATEQRARQVIRKHYSDKGYLFADARFTQLPDTLKGALSDGVVVFIDVDPGPRVKIQDVAIKGNSAFKAAKLRRKLKKTKRRLWYNLLGSSKFIAEDYKADKARLIDLYNNEGYRNADIVRDTMYRVGPKRVRVEIDLDEGQKFHFRHITWTGNTKYRTSRLDSILSIKKGDVYSKKVLDSRLYMNQTGLDVSSLYMDDGYLSFYPEPIELVTEGDSIDLDIRIREGRQYRIRNVIIKGNTKTNEHVIRREIRTKPGQLFNRSDVIRTQREIAQLGYFDQEKLGVNPIPDPRTGLVDLEYTVEERPSDRLELSGGYGAQRVVLSLGLSFTNFSLRKLFDPKAYQPLPAGDGQTLNVRAQTNGRFFQSYSLSFVEPWLGGRKPNALSFSAYVTRQTNGEARTIRTADGKEANPRLQSLDIIGLTLGLGRRLTVPDDYFILRQNLSYQNYRLNNFNFGQVVFDFGKGTSNVLAYSIQLSRNSVDAPFFARSGSDVTVSLKATLPWSLLQPSRDWAALPAAERFQWAEFHKWKITTQWFNRLTRSKNQHDLVLMLRAGYGLMGRYNSAIGDAPFERFYLGGSGLTGFQLDGREIIALRGYDEASLSPRTGNFIVGKYTAELRFPVSLNPQATIYTLAFAQAGNTWGSAERFDPFKMYRSAGFGLRIFLPMFGPMGLDYGWRLDDVPTAPGMAKSQFHFTIGIDLGEL; translated from the coding sequence GTGAGGATCCTATCGGCCACCTTCCGCTTCGCGGCATTCGCCTGCGCGCTCGCAAACGGAGCCGCGCGCCTCGCCGCGCAGGAGCAACGCCCGGTGATGGACCCCACGCTGCCGCAGACCTACGAGATCGGCGGCATCACCGTGAGCGGCACGCGCACCGTGGACCCCAGCGCGGTGAAGCTCTTCGCAGGCCTGCAGGTGGGCGACAAGGTCGAAGTGCCCGGCGAGCGCATCAGCCGGGCCATCCGGAACCTTTGGGAGCAGAAGCTCTTCAGCGATGTGGCCATCGAGGCCGCCGAGGTGCGCGGCCGCACCATCTTCCTTCACATCATCGTTCAGGAGAAGCCGCGCCTTTCACGCTACAGATTCAGGGGCATCACCAAGGCCAAGGCCGACAAACTCGACGAGGAGGTGGGCCTCGCGCGAGGACAGCAGTTCAATGAGGCCACCGAGCAACGCGCGCGGCAGGTCATCCGCAAGCATTACTCCGACAAGGGATACCTCTTCGCCGACGCGCGGTTCACGCAACTGCCCGACACGCTCAAGGGCGCGCTCTCCGATGGCGTGGTGGTCTTCATCGATGTGGATCCCGGCCCGCGCGTGAAGATCCAGGACGTGGCGATCAAGGGCAACTCCGCCTTCAAGGCCGCGAAGCTGCGCCGCAAGCTGAAGAAGACCAAGCGCAGGCTCTGGTACAACCTCCTTGGCAGCAGCAAGTTCATCGCGGAGGATTACAAGGCCGACAAGGCGCGATTGATCGACCTGTACAACAACGAGGGCTATCGGAACGCCGACATCGTGCGCGACACCATGTACCGCGTGGGCCCGAAGCGCGTGCGCGTGGAGATCGATCTGGATGAAGGCCAGAAGTTCCATTTCCGGCACATCACCTGGACGGGCAATACCAAGTACCGGACCTCGCGGCTCGACAGCATCCTCAGCATCAAGAAGGGTGATGTGTACAGCAAGAAGGTGCTCGACAGCCGGCTTTACATGAACCAGACCGGCCTCGACGTGAGCTCCCTGTACATGGACGATGGCTACCTCTCGTTCTACCCCGAGCCCATCGAGCTGGTGACTGAGGGCGACAGCATCGACCTGGACATCCGCATCCGCGAAGGGCGGCAGTACCGCATCCGCAACGTGATCATCAAGGGCAACACGAAGACCAACGAGCATGTGATCCGCCGGGAGATCCGCACCAAGCCGGGCCAGCTCTTCAACCGCAGCGATGTGATCCGCACCCAGCGCGAGATCGCGCAGCTCGGCTACTTCGACCAGGAGAAGCTCGGCGTGAACCCGATCCCCGATCCGCGCACGGGCCTCGTTGATCTGGAGTACACCGTGGAGGAACGCCCAAGCGATCGATTGGAGCTGAGCGGCGGCTACGGAGCGCAGCGCGTGGTCCTCAGCCTGGGCCTCTCGTTCACCAACTTCAGCCTGAGGAAGCTCTTCGACCCAAAGGCCTACCAGCCGCTGCCCGCCGGCGATGGGCAGACCCTGAACGTGCGCGCGCAGACCAACGGCCGCTTCTTCCAGAGCTACAGCCTGAGCTTCGTGGAGCCCTGGCTCGGCGGCCGCAAGCCGAACGCTCTCAGCTTCTCGGCATACGTGACCCGGCAGACCAATGGCGAGGCGCGCACCATCCGTACCGCCGATGGCAAGGAGGCCAACCCCAGATTGCAATCGCTCGACATCATCGGCCTCACCCTGGGCCTGGGCCGCAGGCTCACGGTGCCCGATGACTATTTCATCCTGCGCCAGAACCTGAGCTACCAGAACTACCGGCTCAACAACTTCAACTTCGGCCAGGTGGTCTTCGATTTCGGCAAGGGCACCAGCAACGTGCTTGCCTACAGCATCCAACTTTCCCGCAATTCGGTGGATGCGCCGTTCTTCGCGCGCAGCGGATCGGATGTGACCGTCTCGCTGAAGGCAACGCTGCCGTGGTCCTTGCTGCAGCCGAGCCGCGACTGGGCCGCGCTGCCCGCCGCTGAGCGCTTCCAGTGGGCGGAGTTCCACAAATGGAAGATCACCACCCAATGGTTCAACCGGCTCACGCGGAGCAAGAACCAGCACGACCTGGTGCTCATGCTGCGCGCGGGCTACGGCCTCATGGGCCGCTACAACAGCGCCATCGGCGATGCGCCCTTCGAGCGATTCTACCTGGGCGGGTCGGGCCTCACCGGTTTCCAGCTCGATGGCCGCGAGATCATCGCCCTGCGCGGCTACGATGAGGCCTCGCTCTCGCCGCGCACCGGCAACTTCATCGTGGGCAAGTACACCGCCGAGCTGCGCTTCCCGGTCTCGCTCAACCCGCAGGCCACCATCTACACCCTCGCCTTCGCGCAGGCCGGCAACACCTGGGGCAGCGCCGAGCGCTTCGACCCCTTCAAGATGTACCGCAGCGCCGGCTTTGGCCTGCGGATCTTCCTGCCCATGTTCGGCCCAATGGGCCTCGATTACGGCTGGCGCCTGGACGATGTGCCCACCGCCCCGGGCATGGCCAAGAGCCAGTTCCACTTCACCATCGGCATAGATCTTGGCGAACTCTGA
- a CDS encoding OmpH family outer membrane protein produces MRTLLILALAALLAGDAAAQRIAFVNTKYILDQMPEYETAQKELDRLSKQWQEEIDERHQTIKRLRDAYNAEMILLTEEMRRTRLEEIENKDRDARDLQKRRFGPQGDLFKKRQELIQPIQERVYNAVKEVAGTSYVAVFDLSGQNGGNLLFASDKFDKSDQVLKKLGIRPKRDGGGKDEEFGKDPEENKDDSKDEGQPQEQPRDGGDGGRDQKPPR; encoded by the coding sequence ATGCGCACCCTCCTGATCCTCGCCCTGGCGGCGCTCCTGGCCGGCGATGCCGCCGCGCAACGAATCGCCTTCGTGAACACCAAGTACATCCTGGACCAGATGCCCGAGTACGAGACGGCGCAGAAGGAGCTTGACCGCTTGAGCAAGCAATGGCAGGAGGAGATCGATGAGCGGCACCAGACCATCAAGCGCCTGCGCGACGCGTACAACGCGGAGATGATCCTGCTCACCGAGGAGATGCGTCGCACGCGGCTCGAAGAGATCGAGAACAAGGACCGCGATGCCCGCGACCTGCAGAAGCGGCGCTTCGGCCCGCAGGGCGATCTCTTCAAGAAAAGGCAGGAGCTGATCCAGCCGATCCAGGAGCGCGTCTATAATGCGGTCAAGGAGGTGGCCGGTACCAGCTACGTGGCCGTGTTCGACCTCAGCGGGCAGAACGGCGGCAACCTGCTCTTCGCCAGTGACAAGTTCGACAAGAGCGACCAGGTGCTGAAGAAGCTCGGCATCCGCCCCAAGCGCGATGGCGGCGGCAAGGACGAGGAGTTCGGAAAGGACCCGGAAGAGAACAAGGACGACAGCAAGGACGAAGGACAGCCCCAGGAGCAGCCGCGTGACGGAGGCGATGGCGGACGCGATCAGAAACCACCCCGATAG